In the genome of Microbacterium saperdae, one region contains:
- a CDS encoding DegT/DnrJ/EryC1/StrS family aminotransferase, translating into MTERIYMSSPDVGQLEEDAVVAAMRSGWIAPLGPDVDGFERDLADRIGVAHAVALSSGTAALHLGLLTLGIQPGDIVLTSTMTFAATTNAIVYTGAEPYFIDADPVTGNMDPALLREALRTLHAAGETVAAIVPVDLLGKTVDYTAILNAAAEYDVPVLADAAESLGASHRGRAAGSFGRASIVSFNGNKIMTTSGGGMLLTDEPEIAQHVRYLATQARQPVVHYEHTDIGYNYRMSNLLAALGRAQLTRLDSMIARRREVREIYKELFAPVSGVEVFGATGDHDDNVWLTSILVDSSVTGWHPQELAAALAQDDIESRPLWKPMHLQPVFSGSRGVINGVSESLFERGLTLPSGSALSADQRERVRSAIVAFLDGR; encoded by the coding sequence GTGACCGAACGCATCTACATGTCCTCGCCCGATGTCGGGCAGCTCGAGGAGGACGCGGTCGTCGCTGCGATGCGGTCCGGGTGGATCGCTCCCCTGGGACCGGACGTCGACGGCTTCGAGCGCGATCTCGCCGACCGCATCGGCGTCGCGCACGCGGTGGCGCTCAGCTCGGGCACCGCGGCCCTGCACCTGGGGCTGCTCACGCTGGGGATCCAGCCCGGCGACATCGTGCTCACCTCGACCATGACGTTCGCTGCGACCACGAACGCGATCGTCTACACCGGCGCGGAGCCGTATTTCATCGACGCGGACCCGGTGACGGGGAACATGGATCCGGCGCTGCTCCGCGAGGCACTTCGGACTCTTCACGCCGCAGGGGAAACAGTGGCGGCGATCGTCCCCGTCGACCTGCTCGGCAAGACCGTCGACTACACCGCGATCCTCAACGCTGCCGCCGAGTACGACGTTCCGGTCCTCGCGGACGCCGCCGAATCGCTGGGAGCCAGCCACCGCGGCCGCGCCGCCGGCAGCTTCGGTCGTGCCTCCATCGTGTCCTTCAACGGCAACAAGATCATGACCACGTCCGGCGGCGGGATGCTGCTCACCGACGAGCCGGAGATCGCGCAGCACGTGCGCTACCTCGCCACCCAGGCGCGGCAGCCGGTCGTGCACTACGAGCACACCGACATCGGCTACAACTACCGGATGAGCAACCTGCTGGCGGCGCTCGGCAGGGCCCAGCTGACGCGTCTCGACAGCATGATCGCGCGGCGTCGCGAGGTGCGGGAGATCTACAAGGAGCTGTTCGCCCCGGTCTCCGGGGTCGAGGTCTTCGGTGCGACCGGCGATCACGACGACAACGTCTGGCTCACCTCCATCCTGGTCGACTCGTCAGTCACCGGATGGCACCCGCAGGAACTCGCCGCGGCACTCGCGCAGGACGACATCGAGAGCCGTCCGCTGTGGAAGCCCATGCACCTGCAGCCGGTCTTCTCCGGGAGCCGAGGGGTCATCAACGGCGTCTCCGAGTCGCTGTTCGAACGCGGCCTGACCCTGCCCAGCGGCTCGGCGCTCAGCGCCGATCAGCGGGAGCGGGTTCGTTCCGCGATCGTCGCCTTCCTCGATGGACGCTGA
- a CDS encoding nucleoside-diphosphate sugar epimerase/dehydratase produces MSVEQKRRRLAAAFVDSAAWIVGIVIAVVLRFEFEPTLRGWISMVVLALVAALSQIVVGYYLALYRGRFTYGSFDEVRALGLVVIVQAAVLSAIVMVLGPVIGLPRGTVLLAFPFVLLLMFGVRYSARLILERRRKPGTEAEPALIVGAGYVADTLVRTMMTDPASPLRAVGILDDDPAKRNLRLRGVPVIGRTTEIVAAARDTGATTLVIAIGGAESSVLRRLSDDADKAGLRVTITPTLTNMMSGEQAPTDLRDISIEDLIGRHPVDTNVELIAGYVTGRRVLVTGAGGSIGSELCRQLAKYGPSELIMLDRDETGLQMAQLGTSGHGLLDSKDVVLADIRENDTLRDIFSERRPEVVFHAAALKHLPMLEQYPDEAWKTNVLGTLNVLNAAREVGVDTFVNISTDKAANPTSVLGHSKRVAEKLTAWAGEETGMRYLSVRFGNVIGSRGSMLPTFQTLIEAGGPITVTHPDVTRYFMTIPEACQLVIQAGGIGRAGEVLILDMGEPVSILEVAKRMIAMSGKKIEIVFTGLRHGEKLHEVLVGSQENLERPFHPKVSHTRADSISPERLDKAGWEARMLSVPRNNDTAIIEPISLDLPENLK; encoded by the coding sequence GTGTCTGTAGAGCAGAAGCGGCGGCGGCTCGCTGCGGCGTTCGTCGACAGCGCCGCGTGGATCGTGGGCATCGTGATCGCGGTGGTCCTGCGTTTCGAATTCGAGCCCACGCTGCGCGGCTGGATATCGATGGTCGTGCTCGCTCTCGTCGCTGCGCTGAGCCAGATCGTCGTGGGCTACTACCTCGCTCTTTACCGAGGACGCTTCACCTACGGATCGTTCGACGAGGTGCGAGCGCTCGGCCTGGTCGTCATCGTCCAGGCGGCCGTGCTCTCCGCGATCGTCATGGTTCTCGGTCCGGTGATCGGGCTGCCTCGCGGCACTGTTCTGCTGGCTTTCCCATTCGTTCTGCTCTTGATGTTCGGTGTGAGGTACAGCGCGCGCCTGATCCTTGAGCGTCGTCGGAAGCCGGGCACTGAGGCGGAGCCGGCGCTCATCGTCGGTGCGGGATACGTGGCTGACACTCTGGTGCGAACGATGATGACCGATCCGGCGTCGCCGTTGCGCGCTGTCGGCATCCTCGATGACGACCCGGCGAAGCGGAATCTCCGTCTGCGCGGAGTCCCTGTGATCGGTCGCACGACCGAGATCGTCGCCGCGGCGCGCGACACCGGTGCCACGACTCTGGTGATCGCGATCGGAGGCGCGGAGAGTTCCGTGCTGCGCCGTCTCTCCGACGACGCCGACAAGGCAGGCCTCCGTGTCACGATCACCCCGACGCTGACGAACATGATGTCGGGGGAGCAGGCACCGACCGACCTTCGCGACATCAGCATCGAAGACCTCATCGGCCGGCACCCGGTCGACACGAACGTCGAACTCATCGCCGGTTACGTCACGGGACGCCGCGTGCTCGTCACCGGGGCGGGAGGCTCGATCGGATCCGAGCTCTGCCGGCAGCTCGCCAAGTACGGGCCCAGCGAGCTCATCATGCTCGACCGCGACGAGACCGGTCTGCAGATGGCGCAGCTCGGCACCTCCGGGCACGGTCTGCTCGACTCGAAGGACGTCGTGCTCGCCGACATCCGGGAGAACGACACCCTGCGCGACATCTTCTCCGAACGGCGCCCGGAGGTCGTGTTCCACGCGGCAGCGCTCAAGCACCTGCCGATGCTGGAGCAGTACCCGGACGAGGCCTGGAAGACCAACGTCCTCGGCACGTTGAACGTGCTCAATGCCGCCCGTGAGGTTGGCGTCGACACCTTCGTCAACATCTCGACCGACAAGGCGGCGAACCCCACGAGTGTGCTCGGTCACTCCAAGCGCGTGGCGGAGAAGCTGACCGCCTGGGCCGGTGAGGAGACAGGCATGCGCTACCTGTCCGTGCGCTTCGGCAACGTGATCGGCAGCCGCGGGTCGATGCTCCCGACGTTCCAGACGCTGATCGAAGCGGGCGGGCCGATCACGGTCACGCACCCCGACGTGACCCGGTACTTCATGACGATCCCGGAGGCGTGCCAGCTCGTCATCCAGGCCGGCGGAATCGGACGAGCAGGCGAGGTCCTGATCCTCGACATGGGCGAGCCCGTGTCGATCCTCGAAGTCGCCAAGCGCATGATCGCCATGTCGGGCAAGAAGATCGAGATCGTGTTCACCGGCCTCCGACACGGAGAGAAGCTCCACGAGGTTCTGGTGGGCTCGCAGGAGAACCTCGAGCGCCCGTTCCATCCGAAGGTCTCGCACACCCGCGCCGACTCGATCTCGCCCGAACGTCTCGACAAGGCAGGGTGGGAGGCGCGGATGCTGTCCGTTCCGCGCAACAACGACACCGCCATCATCGAGCCGATCAGTCTCGACCTCCCGGAGAACCTGAAGTGA
- a CDS encoding polysaccharide biosynthesis tyrosine autokinase, with protein sequence MNIQSSLRALRTYAVLLVSLTLIGLSAGVLYALTAPVRYSTTAELLVIGQAQSVDGAATTAELNLARSYAIQAVGSYVAIIPSSLVLQPVIDELGLPETTAELAGLVSVSAAPASTTISISVSDGKPGRAARIANAVAESFATVVAEQLERPSDTRRSIVRIDVIQPAGVPTAPSAPNRTVALLGGGLLGLAAGIVIVVLRTVLDARVRTIEDATEATGAPVLGTTAFDPSTGTQPLVVTGGMTGARPESYRSLRTSVQFLSPAGETPSYVVTSAGPGEGKSTTIANLALAFAETGAKVALIDADLRLPRIADYFGIEGGVGLTEVLAGRLSVADALQRWGRGTLFVLPSGTVPPNPAELLGSSEMARLLADLREAFDIILIDAPPVVLVTDAAVIARRTSGAILVTAAGKSVIPRVRDAVTNIENVGAKVLGTVVTMMPTRGPDRTLVGAYGYGDGAR encoded by the coding sequence ATGAACATCCAGTCGTCGTTGCGCGCGCTGCGGACGTACGCCGTGCTCTTGGTGTCCCTCACCCTCATCGGCCTGTCGGCGGGCGTGCTGTATGCACTCACCGCTCCGGTGCGCTATTCGACGACCGCCGAGCTGCTCGTGATCGGTCAGGCCCAGAGCGTCGACGGGGCCGCCACGACTGCCGAACTGAACCTCGCACGCAGCTACGCGATCCAGGCCGTCGGCAGTTATGTCGCGATCATCCCCAGCTCGCTCGTCCTGCAGCCCGTGATCGACGAGCTCGGCCTGCCCGAGACGACCGCCGAGCTGGCCGGGCTCGTGTCCGTCTCGGCTGCTCCCGCATCGACCACGATCTCCATCAGCGTCTCCGACGGCAAGCCGGGGCGCGCCGCCCGCATCGCCAACGCCGTCGCGGAGAGCTTCGCCACGGTCGTCGCCGAACAGCTCGAGCGTCCGTCCGACACCCGTAGGAGCATCGTGCGGATCGACGTGATCCAGCCGGCCGGCGTGCCCACGGCTCCTTCCGCCCCGAACCGCACTGTCGCCCTGCTCGGCGGCGGCCTGCTGGGCCTCGCGGCGGGAATCGTCATCGTCGTGCTCCGCACCGTCCTGGATGCACGTGTCCGCACGATCGAGGACGCGACCGAGGCGACCGGTGCCCCGGTGCTCGGCACGACCGCGTTCGACCCGTCCACGGGCACGCAGCCGCTGGTCGTGACCGGAGGCATGACGGGAGCCCGTCCCGAGTCGTACCGCTCGCTGCGCACGAGCGTGCAGTTCCTCTCACCCGCGGGCGAGACGCCGTCGTATGTGGTCACGAGCGCGGGTCCCGGCGAGGGCAAGTCGACCACCATCGCGAACCTCGCCCTGGCGTTCGCCGAGACGGGCGCCAAGGTCGCCCTCATCGATGCCGATCTGCGCCTGCCGCGCATCGCGGACTACTTCGGCATCGAGGGCGGCGTCGGCCTCACCGAGGTGCTGGCTGGTCGTCTCTCCGTCGCCGACGCGCTGCAACGGTGGGGCCGCGGCACGCTCTTCGTGCTTCCCTCCGGAACCGTGCCGCCGAACCCGGCAGAGCTCCTCGGCTCGTCGGAGATGGCCCGGCTCCTCGCCGATCTGCGCGAGGCCTTCGACATCATCCTCATCGACGCCCCGCCCGTCGTGCTCGTGACGGACGCCGCGGTCATCGCCCGGCGCACGTCCGGTGCGATCCTCGTGACGGCCGCAGGCAAGTCCGTGATCCCGCGGGTCAGAGACGCCGTGACGAACATCGAGAACGTCGGCGCCAAGGTCCTGGGGACCGTCGTGACCATGATGCCCACCCGCGGACCCGACAGAACGCTCGTCGGCGCCTACGGATACGGCGACGGCGCCCGCTGA